From the Mesorhizobium koreense genome, the window CCCGTGTCGCCTGTATAGCCGAACTCCTTGGCGAGTTCCTTGCGGGCCGAAAAGCTGCTGTCGAGGTCGAGCGCCTTCATCGTATCCACGATGGAGGTACGCCAATTGAGCTTCTGGCCCTTGGCCTTGACCGCGGCTTCCATGACGGCGGCGACATCCACCGGCGACGACGGCGCGGCGCCGGCAGGCGTCGAAGCGGGCGCGGATGGAGCGGTCGGAGAAGAAGCCGTCGGCGTCGTGCCGGCAGGGGCTTCCGCTGCTTCGGCCTTGCCGAAGATGGCGTTCTTGATGCTGTCGAAAATACTCATGACCTCTCCTGAGTGTTTGTCCGCCCCTTCGCGTTATGAGAGCATCATTTGACGGCAGGAACAAGACGGCGGACGCGGCTCACTGACCGAGCGACACGGCTACGTTGACCGCCGCCGCGACGATCACCGTGTTGAAAAAGAAGGAGACGACACCGTGCAGCAGCACCGCGCGGCGCATGGCGGTTGAACTGATGCCCGTATCGGCCGTTTGAGCCGTCATGCCTATGACGGTCGAGAAATAGAGGAAATCCCATCCGCCGGGCGGCGCGTCGCCGGGAAAGTCGAGTCCGCCACGGGGCTCGCTCTTCTTGTCCTTGGTGCTGTCTTTCCGGTCGCCTGGCCACCAGTACAGATGCGCGTAGTGCAGCGCGGCCATCAGATGGATGGTGA encodes:
- a CDS encoding DUF3597 domain-containing protein, producing the protein MSIFDSIKNAIFGKAEAAEAPAGTTPTASSPTAPSAPASTPAGAAPSSPVDVAAVMEAAVKAKGQKLNWRTSIVDTMKALDLDSSFSARKELAKEFGYTGDTGDSATMNIWLHKALMKKLAENGGKVPADLMH